The following proteins are co-located in the Onychomys torridus chromosome 6, mOncTor1.1, whole genome shotgun sequence genome:
- the Wnt2b gene encoding protein Wnt-2b, which translates to MLRPRGAEEAAQLAPRRARILVPAPRPAAPDVSPASARLGLACLLLLLLLTLPARVDTSWWYIGALGARVICDNIPGLVSRQRQLCQRYPDIMRSVGEGAREWIRECQHQFRHHRWNCTTLDRDHTVFGRVMLRSSREAAFVYAISSAGVVHAITRACSQGELSVCSCDPYTRGRHHDQRGDFDWGGCSDNIHYGVRFAKAFVDAKEKRLKDARALMNLHNNRCGRTAVRRFLKLECKCHGVSGSCTLRTCWRALSDFRRTGDYLRRRYDGAVQVTATQDGANFTAARQGYRHATRTDLVYFDNSPDYCVLDKAAGSLGTAGRVCSKTSKGTDGCEIMCCGRGYDTTRVTRVTQCECKFHWCCAVRCKECRNTVDVHTCKAPKKAEWLDQT; encoded by the exons ATGCTGAGGCCGCGGGGTGCGGAGGAAGCCGCGCAGCTCGCCCCTCGGCGTGCCCGCATCCTGGTCCCCGCACCCAGACCCGCGGCCCCCGACGTGTCCCCGGCTTCTGCCCGCCTGGGTCTTGCCtgcctgttgctgctgctgctgctgactctGCCGGCCCGGGTAGACACATCTTGGTG GTACATAGGGGCACTGGGAGCCCGAGTGATCTGCGACAACATCCCTGGTTTGGTGAGCCGCCAGCGGCAGCTGTGCCAGCGCTACCCAGACATCATGcgttcagtgggtgaaggtgcccGAGAATGGATCCGAGAGTGTCAGCACCAGTTCCGCCATCACCGCTGGAACTGCACCACACTGGACCGCGACCACACTGTCTTTGGCCGTGTCATGCTTAGAA gtaGCCGGGAAGCAGCATTCGTATATGCCATCTCATCAGCAGGAGTGGTCCATGCCATCACTCGGGCCTGCAGCCAGGGGGAGCTGAGTGTGTGCAGCTGTGACCCATATACCCGAGGTCGGCACCATGACCAACGAGGGGACTTTGACTGGGGTGGCTGCAGTGACAACATCCACTACGGTGTCCGCTTTGCCAAGGCTTTTGTGGATGCCAAAGAGAAGAGGCTTAAGGATGCCCGGGCCCTCATGAACTTACATAACAACCGCTGTGGCCGCACG gCTGTGCGGCGATTTCTGAAGCTGGAATGTAAGTGTCACGGTGTGAGTGGTTCCTGTACTCTGCGCACCTGCTGGAGGGCACTCTCAGACTTCCGACGCACTGGGGACTACCTGAGGCGGCGGTATGATGGCGCCGTGCAGGTGACTGCCACCCAGGATGGTGCCAATTTCACAGCAGCCCGCCAGGGCTATCGCCATGCCACCCGGACTGATCTTGTCTACTTTGACAACTCCCCTGACTACTGTGTCTTGGACAAGGCTGCAG GTTCCCTAGGTACCGCGGGCCGCGTCTGCAGCAAGACATCTAAAGGAACAGATGGGTGTGAAATCATGTGCTGTGGCCGAGGGTACGACACAACTCGAGTCACCCGTGTCACCCAGTGTGAGTGCAAATTCCACTGGTGCTGTGCGGTGCGGTGCAAAGAGTGCAGGAACACTGTGGATGTCCACACTTGCAAGGCCCCTAAGAAGGCAGAGTGGCTGGACCAGACCTGA